The Daucus carota subsp. sativus chromosome 7, DH1 v3.0, whole genome shotgun sequence genome window below encodes:
- the LOC108194938 gene encoding myb-related protein 340, whose amino-acid sequence MSCNSGSEQGWRKGPWTPEEDKLLSEYINLHGDGRWSSVSKYSGLNRSGKSCRLRWVNYLRPGLKKGNLTPQEEGIIIELHALWGNKWSTIARYLPGRTDNEIKNYWRTHFKIKTRPYQKQARRRAEGHGMPNNSIQQTAENVHFMKNDIPATQDDDHGEVNITEKVDITTPPQGNQEMGFAHPNMTNYYPSSSPMINYYINQEIASCSDTITLDDLWGSFWNLDDPHTGIRC is encoded by the exons atgagttGTAACAGTGGGAGTGAGCAAGGTTGGAGAAAAGGTCCATGGACTCCTGAGGAAGACAAGCTGCTTAGTGAGTATATAAACTTGCATGGTGATGGAAGATGGAGTTCTGTTTCCAAGTATTCAG GCCTGAATAGGAGCGGAAAGAGTTGCAGACTGAGGTGGGTGAACTATTTAAGGCCTGGTCTTAAGAAAGGAAATCTGACACCACAGGAAGAAGGCATCATCATTGAGCTGCATGCCTTGTGGGGAAACAA ATGGTCTACCATTGCTAGATACTTGCCTGGAAGAACAGACAATGAGATTAAAAACTACTGGAGAACTCATTTCAAGATCAAGACAAGGCCATACCAGAAACAAGCCAGACGAAGAGCCGAAGGACATGGGATGCCAAACAATTCTATCCAACAAACAGCAGAAAATGTTCATTTTATGAAGAATGACATACCGGCCACTCAGGATGATGATCATGGAGAGGTGAACATAACTGAGAAAGTAGATATAACAACGCCGCCACAAGGCAATCAAGAGATGGGATTTGCTCACCCGAATATGACTAATTATTATCCGTCTTCATCCCCTATGATTAATTACTACATTAATCAAGAAATTGCATCTTGTTCAGACACAATTACACTGGATGACTTATGGGGTAGCTTTTGGAACCTTGATGATCCGCATACTGGGATCCGCTGCtag